The following proteins are encoded in a genomic region of Bufo bufo chromosome 11, aBufBuf1.1, whole genome shotgun sequence:
- the SPC25 gene encoding kinetochore protein Spc25 isoform X1, with product MEDSSDTVFVPANAAPSAKMDDEQSLHVFMQDFRTRFMSQSSEEMMLQEIKDSYKKSLQNLADSWAKKCREGETMVEKVLEFRDAIENQNKRIEEKQDTILREIAKVKENEKMNAELSEHIQGLREELARKRELALASKKANKDKLKELHKSATLFKERLGLEIRKVQGDRLQFIFRCINPKDLEEPYSCIIYFNKEGEYQLTGCDPPLESIAEYERKVRETKNFSALLANLRKSFAALCTQVK from the exons ATGGAGGACAG CTCAGATACCGTCTTTGTTCCGGCGAACGCCGCTCCCTCCGCCAAGATGGACGATGAGCAGAGCCTCCACGTCTTCATGCAGGATTTCCGGACGCGGTTCATGAGCCAGAGCAGCGAGGAGATGATGCTGCAGGAGATAAAGGACTCGTACAAGAAGTCGCTGCAGAACCTCGCCG ATTCTTGGGCCAAAAAATGCAGAGAAGGAGAAACGATGGTCGAGAAAGTCCTGGAGTTCAGAGATG CGATTGAGAACCAGAACAAGCGCATCGAGGAGAAGCAGGACACCATCTTGAGAGAGATCGCCAAAGTGAAGGAGAACGAGAAGATGAACGCAGAGCTGTCCGAACACATCCAGGGGTTACGGGAAGAACTTGCCCGCAAGAGGGAAC TTGCTTTGGCAAGCAAGAAAGCAAATAAAGacaagctgaaggagctgcacaaGTCGGCCACTTTATTCAAGGAGCGTCTGGGGCTGGAGATCCGTAAAGTGCAAG GTGACCGGCTACAGTTTATCTTCAGGTGCATTAATCCCAAAGACCTGGAGGAGCCGTATTCCTGCATAATTTATTTTAACAAGGAAGGGGAATATCAGC TTACAGGGTGTGATCCTCCCCTGGAGTCTATCGCGGAGTACGAGAGGAAAGTACGAGAAACCAAGAACTTCTCAGCGCTGCTTGCCAACCTGCGCAAATCCTTTGCCGCATTATGTACTCAAGTGAAGTAA
- the SPC25 gene encoding kinetochore protein Spc25 isoform X2 — MDDEQSLHVFMQDFRTRFMSQSSEEMMLQEIKDSYKKSLQNLADSWAKKCREGETMVEKVLEFRDAIENQNKRIEEKQDTILREIAKVKENEKMNAELSEHIQGLREELARKRELALASKKANKDKLKELHKSATLFKERLGLEIRKVQGDRLQFIFRCINPKDLEEPYSCIIYFNKEGEYQLTGCDPPLESIAEYERKVRETKNFSALLANLRKSFAALCTQVK, encoded by the exons ATGGACGATGAGCAGAGCCTCCACGTCTTCATGCAGGATTTCCGGACGCGGTTCATGAGCCAGAGCAGCGAGGAGATGATGCTGCAGGAGATAAAGGACTCGTACAAGAAGTCGCTGCAGAACCTCGCCG ATTCTTGGGCCAAAAAATGCAGAGAAGGAGAAACGATGGTCGAGAAAGTCCTGGAGTTCAGAGATG CGATTGAGAACCAGAACAAGCGCATCGAGGAGAAGCAGGACACCATCTTGAGAGAGATCGCCAAAGTGAAGGAGAACGAGAAGATGAACGCAGAGCTGTCCGAACACATCCAGGGGTTACGGGAAGAACTTGCCCGCAAGAGGGAAC TTGCTTTGGCAAGCAAGAAAGCAAATAAAGacaagctgaaggagctgcacaaGTCGGCCACTTTATTCAAGGAGCGTCTGGGGCTGGAGATCCGTAAAGTGCAAG GTGACCGGCTACAGTTTATCTTCAGGTGCATTAATCCCAAAGACCTGGAGGAGCCGTATTCCTGCATAATTTATTTTAACAAGGAAGGGGAATATCAGC TTACAGGGTGTGATCCTCCCCTGGAGTCTATCGCGGAGTACGAGAGGAAAGTACGAGAAACCAAGAACTTCTCAGCGCTGCTTGCCAACCTGCGCAAATCCTTTGCCGCATTATGTACTCAAGTGAAGTAA